The genomic DNA AACGATCTTCCGGATGATCGATCGACTGCAACCAATCGAGAAGCTCTTGGAAAACCCCTGGTCGGCGCTTTCGGCGGCTTCCTCAACCTGCCACGAAGTCGAAAAAGTTGCAGAGAAGCTCGATTTTTCTACTCGAGCTGCACGAGCGGGAGGCTGGCAGAAGGACCCCTGCCATCCGAGTACGCTTCACATGAAACACCCCGCCGTCGTTGCAGGCGGCACGCGGCGTAGGAGGGACGCCCCGAAACGGAACGCCCCTCCTCAAGATCGCCGCGCTATACGGTGATCTTGCCCTTGCCCGTACGCTCGACCTCGCACAAGCCGGATCGGAAGGGAGGGAATCCGGTGATGGGGTCGAAGTCGCGCGTGGTCAGCAAGTTGATATCGGCCTGGTGCCAACCGTGGAAGACGTCCACGACACCGGGCAGCACGAGGTTCGTGATCTCGGCTTTCATCGTCACTTCACCGAACTGGTTGAACACGCGCACCTGCGCGCCGTCCGTGATGCCGCGCGCCTCGGCGTCGTCGGGGTGCAGGCGCACCACCGGGTCGGGCATGAACTGGTTGAGCCACGGCAGATCGCGCAGCTTCGAGTGGGTGTAGTACGGCACGCGCGAGCCGCTGTTCAGCACCAGCGAGTAGTCCTTCGCCTCGTCGGGCGTGCTCACCGGGCTATGCACCGGCTCCTCGTACACCGGCAGCCCCTCGAAGCCGTACTGCTTCAGAATCTCGCTCACCAGCTCGATCTTGCCCGTCGGCGTGTTGAAGCCGGGCTGGCCGTCCTTGCGCAGGCCGCCGGTCTCGTACTTCTTCTCGTCCTTCGAGCCGCCCGGCACCTCGTAACCCTCGGGATGCTCCCGCAGCAGCTCCAGCGAGATGTCGATGCCCGCACCCCGGTACATATCGTCGAGCGCCGCCTCCACGCTGCCGCCGTAGCACTCCTCCTCGAAGCCCAGCGCGCAGCCGATCTCCAGGATGATCTGCCAATCCTCGCGGCACTGGCCCATCGGCTTCACCACCGGGTCGCGATGGAAGATCTTGCGGCCGAAGATGGCTGGCGGGGCCATGCGCTCGTAGCACATGGCGGCCGGCAGCAGCATGTCCACCAGGTCGTGCGTCCAAGGACGCATATAGTAGTCGATGGCCACGGTGAACTCCATGTCCTTAATGGCCCTCTGGTACTCAGGCGTCTGCGGCCACATCATGGAGTTCACGCCCAGCAGCACGCCGGCGCGGATCTTGCCGTCGGCCACCAGCTCGGGCAGGTGCGCGGTCTGGATCATCTTGAAATAGTGCGCCCACACCGGGAAGTCATCCTTGTCGTAGCGGATATCCTGCAGGCCCTTCTCGGCGTACATGTCCTCGAGTCGAAACGCCGCAGTGGACGCCGAGTAATCGAACGGCAGCCCCGGCCCCATGGCCAGGCCGCCCGCCACGTCCAAATCGCCCGTCAGCGCGATGATCGAGTACACCGCGCGCTGGAAGTTGCCCACGTTGGTGGCGTGGCACGCGCCGGCCGAGCTGGACACCAGCGTCGCGGGCGCGTTCTCGCAGATGATGCGCACGGCCTCCTCGAGCTTCGCAGCGGGAACCCAGGTGATCTCCTCCACGCGCTCGGGCGTGAACTCCTGCACGTAACCGGACAGCTCGTCGAAGCCGTGCGTCCACTTCTCCACGAAGTCCTTGTCGTACAGACCGTCGCGCAGCATGACGTGGATGAACCCGAGCGCAAGCGCGCCGTCGGTGCCGGGGCGCAGCTGCAGATGCACGTCGGCCAAGCCGGTCACCGTGGGCGTGATGCGCGGGTCGACGACGACGAACTTGCAGCCGCGCTCCTTCTGCTTCATCATGTCGCCGAAACGGTAGGGCTGCGACCATGCCGGGTTGAGCGACCACACCAGGCAGCTGGCCGTGGCGTCGGTAGGATCGGAACCCATGGTCAGCTGGCCGGTCACCAGCTGCGAGCAGATCCACGTGGCCGCCGCGCAGGTGGAGCTTTCTGTGCCGTACGTGGGCGAGCCGAACAGCGTGGCCAGGCGCTGCATAGCGCCGCGCGGCTCCTTCGGGTCGCCGCAGTAGAACAGCACCGCTTCGGGACCGCTCTCTTCTTTGATGCGGTTGAGCTCGCTGGCGATGCGCGCGTACGCGTCGTCCCAGGAGATGGGCTCCCATTCGGGCGCACCCGTGCCCTTCGGGTTCGTGCGCACCATGGGATACGTGATGCGATGCGGATCGTACAACTCCTGCAAGCTGGAAATGCCCTTCGCGCAAATGGGGTCGGCCGGGTACTTGTCGCGCGCCTCCACGCGCACCACCTTGCCGTCCTTCACCGACGCGGCGATGCCGCACTTCGGCACGTGGTTGCACATGTCGCAATAGGTGTTCTTCACCTCGATGGGCGCCTCTTCCGCAACGGCCCCTTCGGGATGCACGATCTCGTACGCCCCACCGGCCAGCGCGGCACCCGC from Eggerthella lenta DSM 2243 includes the following:
- a CDS encoding molybdopterin-containing oxidoreductase family protein, with the translated sequence MSEYINVSRRTFLKGTAAVAGAALAGGAYEIVHPEGAVAEEAPIEVKNTYCDMCNHVPKCGIAASVKDGKVVRVEARDKYPADPICAKGISSLQELYDPHRITYPMVRTNPKGTGAPEWEPISWDDAYARIASELNRIKEESGPEAVLFYCGDPKEPRGAMQRLATLFGSPTYGTESSTCAAATWICSQLVTGQLTMGSDPTDATASCLVWSLNPAWSQPYRFGDMMKQKERGCKFVVVDPRITPTVTGLADVHLQLRPGTDGALALGFIHVMLRDGLYDKDFVEKWTHGFDELSGYVQEFTPERVEEITWVPAAKLEEAVRIICENAPATLVSSSAGACHATNVGNFQRAVYSIIALTGDLDVAGGLAMGPGLPFDYSASTAAFRLEDMYAEKGLQDIRYDKDDFPVWAHYFKMIQTAHLPELVADGKIRAGVLLGVNSMMWPQTPEYQRAIKDMEFTVAIDYYMRPWTHDLVDMLLPAAMCYERMAPPAIFGRKIFHRDPVVKPMGQCREDWQIILEIGCALGFEEECYGGSVEAALDDMYRGAGIDISLELLREHPEGYEVPGGSKDEKKYETGGLRKDGQPGFNTPTGKIELVSEILKQYGFEGLPVYEEPVHSPVSTPDEAKDYSLVLNSGSRVPYYTHSKLRDLPWLNQFMPDPVVRLHPDDAEARGITDGAQVRVFNQFGEVTMKAEITNLVLPGVVDVFHGWHQADINLLTTRDFDPITGFPPFRSGLCEVERTGKGKITV